Below is a window of Actinomycetes bacterium DNA.
CTGGTTGGCCCATCCCCTGGGCCGTTGCACCCGGGTCGCCAGCCCGTCCACGCACACCGCCTCGCCGGTCTGGGCCATCTCCGCCAGCCACTGACGCAGGTCGGCGAGGGTGGTGATGAACGTCCCGTCGGGCTGGCACAGCCCCAGCGCGCCAAGCTCGCCCAGCAGCAGGTCGAGGCTGTCGCCCACCTCGGTCTTGCAAGATCCCGACCACCCGGCCGGCGCGCCGGTACGACAGCCCGTCCAGGATCACCGCCCCAACGGCGTCCAGGCGGACCGCCAACGCCAGCGGCGGGGTGCCGCCCAGCCCGGGCGGGCGGGGCGGGGTCAGGTGGGCGAGGCGGCCGGCCAGCCAGCCAAGCACCTCGACGGGCAGCGACGAACGCGGGCAGTATGACAAGGGGACCATTGCGCCACGAGCGCGGAAGGGAAGGTCGGATGGGGTAGGTGACCTTGCTGGATGCGGTGCTGCGCAGGAGATGGAGGATTGCTGGCCCTCTGGGGTCGCCCTGCGGGGGGAGGCTCCAAACCGCCTCGAGCTGCGCTCGGCTGAACACCGAGGGTGGTGAGCGTCGAGGAGAAGGCGCGCGGGAGCGTGTCAGGTGGGGACCGGGAAGGCGAGCGTGAGCGAATCGCTGCTGACGTGTCGAAAGTTGTCTAGACGGCAGCAAAACTGGGGCGGTGGTCCGGTCTCAGGAGGAGCCTGGCGGGAGCCCGCCTACTGGCCAGGTGGTGCCCGGCATGCAGGCGACGCGAGCCCGGTCTGCGGCTCTTGCGTAGAACGTGGGAAGGCAGACCCCGACACTGCCGACTGCAGGGTGTGGGCGGCGAGAGGGAGCGCGCGCAAGCGGCGCCAACCGCGAGGCGCTGAGTACCGTCGCGGGGCCTGCTGGCGGACCGGCCTGGAGCAGCGACGAAGCCTGGTAATGCGGGTGGAGCCAAGGGGCCGGGCCATCTGGGCAAGTTCGTTCGGGCAACCGGGAACCATCCGGGAGGAGTCGAGTGGGCGAGCCGACGTCCAAGGACAAGCCGTTCGCGATCTCCAAGTGGGAGGTTTGGGAGGCGTACCAGCAGGTCAGGGCCAACCGGGGGGCGCCGGGGGTGGACGGGTGCTCGGTCGAGGCGTTCGAGGCGGATCTGAAGGGCAACCTGTACAGGATCTGGAATCGGATGGCGTCGGGCAGCTGCTTCCCGCCGCCGGTGCGGGCGGTGCCGATACCGAAAGGCAAGGGTCGTGGGGTCCGGGTGCTCGGGGTGCCCACCGTCGCCGACAGGATCGCCCAGACCGTGGTCGCCGGCAGGCTGGAGCAGCGGGTGGAGGAGATCTTCCACACCGACTCCGATGGCTACCGGGTGGGGCGGTCGGCGATCGACGCGGTCGCCAAGTGCCGGCAGCGCTGCTGGAGGAGCGACTGGGTGCTCGATCTTGACATCCAGGCGTTTTTCGACAGCTGCCCGCATGACCTGGTCGTCAAGGCGGTGGCGGCCAACACCGACCAGCCGTGGGTGGTGCTGTATGTCAAGCGGTGGCTGGTCGCGCCGATCCAGCACCCCGATGGGACCCTGCACGAGCGCGACCGTGGGACCCCGCAGGGGTCGGCGGTCTCACCCGTGCTGGCCAACCTGTTCCTCCACTACGCCTTCGACACCTGGATGGCGCGGAGGTTTCCGGCCGTCCGGTTCGAACGCTACGCCGATGACGCGGTGGTGCACTGTCGCAGCCAGCGGCAAGCGCGCATGCTCCAGGCCGCGATCGGCCAGCGGCTGGCCGAGGTCGGGCTCAGGTTGCATCCGACCAAGACCCGGGTGGTGTACTGCAAGGACAGCAACCGGCGGGATGACCACGAGGCCGTCTCGTTCACGTTCCTGGGGTACACGTTTGGTCCCCGGAAGGCACGCAGCCGGCAGGGGACGACGTTCACCGGGTTCCTGCCAGCGATGAGCCGGGACAAGCTGGTCGACAAGGGCCGGGAGGTGCGCGGCTGGCGGCTGCACCGGCGCACCAACGACACGCTGGAAGACCTCGCGGCAGCGATCAACCCGATCGTGCGGGGTTGGATGAACTACTGGGGCCACTTCTACCGGACCCAGGTGATCCCCCTCCTGAAGCGCATCAATACCTACCTGAGGCGTTGGGCCCGCAAGAAGTACAAGCGGCTGTGGGCGTTCAAACGAGTCAAGGCGTGGTGGAACGAGGTCGTGCAACGAACCCCTGACCTCTTCGCCCATTGGCGATGGACGACCGACTTCCTTCCGACGGGATGGTAGGAGCCGTGTGACAGGAGACTGTCACGCACGGATCTGTGGGAGCCCGGGGGTGAGATTCCCCCGGGCCACCCGGCGACCTCCTGGCAGGCGTGAGACACCTTGCCGATGGTCTGGTCCCCGTCAATGTCAGGACGCACCGAGCATCACGGACACCCTCAGTAACCCAGCGGCATCCGGGCAGGGAGGGTCGCGGCGCCGCTGGGCCGGCATGCGTCGGCTCGGGTCTCGGCGGCGCGACCGGGCAGCACCCAAGACTCTGCGGACAAGGGAGCAAGGTCAGATCGGCGCTATGCGGCGGTACAGGCGAGGGACCACCACGTTCAGCCGTGATCGGGGAGATCGCGCACCGACCGGTAGCTTCCATGCAGGTAGGCCAGCGGGTCCTCGAGGTCGTGCAGCTCGAGCTGCTCGATCAGACCCTCGACCAGTTCGGCGTAGCCGACTGGCACCGATCCCGCCAGGCGACATGCCGCGCGCGGGCGCTTCCCGCCAAGCACCGGGCCCCATGGCGACTGGGCCACCTCCAAGCGATCGAACGGACCATGGACCGGTGGGCGGATCTCGCTGAACCGCTCGGCCAGCGCCCGGTCGCTGGCCCCAAGGACATGCACGACGAACCCGCGAGTCTCCTGGACCGCTTCCCAGAACGCGGAGGTCGGATCGATCAGGCCGAGCAGGCGTGCCGGCTGCCCCTCGGCGACCAAGACCGACGAGACCGTCAGACCAGCTCCGGTGGACGGGTGGCCGGCGGTCCAGACGG
It encodes the following:
- the ltrA gene encoding group II intron reverse transcriptase/maturase, whose product is MGEPTSKDKPFAISKWEVWEAYQQVRANRGAPGVDGCSVEAFEADLKGNLYRIWNRMASGSCFPPPVRAVPIPKGKGRGVRVLGVPTVADRIAQTVVAGRLEQRVEEIFHTDSDGYRVGRSAIDAVAKCRQRCWRSDWVLDLDIQAFFDSCPHDLVVKAVAANTDQPWVVLYVKRWLVAPIQHPDGTLHERDRGTPQGSAVSPVLANLFLHYAFDTWMARRFPAVRFERYADDAVVHCRSQRQARMLQAAIGQRLAEVGLRLHPTKTRVVYCKDSNRRDDHEAVSFTFLGYTFGPRKARSRQGTTFTGFLPAMSRDKLVDKGREVRGWRLHRRTNDTLEDLAAAINPIVRGWMNYWGHFYRTQVIPLLKRINTYLRRWARKKYKRLWAFKRVKAWWNEVVQRTPDLFAHWRWTTDFLPTGW
- a CDS encoding flavin reductase family protein codes for the protein MATGDEPIRIGMQHPFAVPPKHRDPTRRLRGRLVAPVTVWTAGHPSTGAGLTVSSVLVAEGQPARLLGLIDPTSAFWEAVQETRGFVVHVLGASDRALAERFSEIRPPVHGPFDRLEVAQSPWGPVLGGKRPRAACRLAGSVPVGYAELVEGLIEQLELHDLEDPLAYLHGSYRSVRDLPDHG